A window from Micromonospora profundi encodes these proteins:
- a CDS encoding TraR/DksA family transcriptional regulator translates to MLVHDTVGTGRSQTEIDQIRLSLQARYDELTAEYEQTVLQSQVLRLVEVGDTAGDDQADSGTKTAERDTAQSLLRTILDRRAQYEHALGRLAEGTYGWCEGCSAAIPVERLEIFPAATTCVTCKQTRERRAA, encoded by the coding sequence GGCCGTTCCCAGACGGAGATCGACCAGATCCGGCTTTCCCTTCAGGCGCGCTACGACGAGCTGACCGCGGAGTACGAGCAGACGGTTCTCCAGAGCCAGGTGCTGCGCCTGGTGGAGGTCGGTGATACCGCCGGCGACGACCAGGCCGACAGCGGCACCAAGACGGCCGAGAGGGACACCGCCCAGTCGTTGCTGCGGACCATTCTGGACCGGCGCGCCCAGTACGAGCACGCGCTCGGTCGGCTCGCCGAAGGCACGTACGGCTGGTGTGAGGGCTGCTCGGCGGCGATCCCCGTGGAACGGCTGGAGATCTTCCCGGCCGCCACCACGTGCGTGACCTGCAAGCAGACCCGCGAGCGGCGGGCAGCCTGA
- a CDS encoding DUF2267 domain-containing protein, with translation MADTMISAFESSLDKTNLILKDIESAYGWPKERRNQSYAALRTVLHLLRDRLPVNESVEFAQQLPVLVRGIYFDGWNPSDVPIKLNRDDFLYEVRQGFPYDVQGGPERVAQVVLDTLRRHVTQGEWQDVKDTMPKDLATMLP, from the coding sequence ATGGCTGACACGATGATCTCGGCGTTCGAGTCCTCGTTGGACAAGACGAACCTGATCCTCAAGGACATCGAGTCCGCCTACGGGTGGCCCAAGGAGCGGCGCAACCAGTCGTACGCGGCGCTGCGCACCGTCCTGCACCTGCTGCGTGACCGGCTGCCGGTGAACGAGAGCGTCGAGTTCGCCCAGCAGTTGCCGGTCCTGGTGCGGGGGATCTACTTCGACGGATGGAACCCGTCGGACGTCCCGATCAAGCTCAACCGGGACGACTTCCTCTACGAGGTCCGCCAGGGGTTCCCGTACGACGTGCAGGGCGGCCCCGAGCGGGTGGCACAGGTGGTGCTTGACACCCTGCGCCGGCACGTGACCCAGGGCGAGTGGCAGGACGTGAAGGACACAATGCCCAAGGATCTCGCCACGATGCTGCCGTGA
- a CDS encoding DUF72 domain-containing protein: protein MGDILVGTASWTDRTLLDSGWYPQTADNPEKRLAYYARQFPLVEVDATYYSPPAEATARLWAERTPAGFTFNIKAFSMLTGHPTRVNALYKDLRPDTDKKNVYPDDLPAQSYEEVWTRFLSALDPLVEAGKLGALLFQFPPWFTIKRANKEYLLEVAKRCSPLRPVYEFRHASWFDGDNAEETLAFLREHRLSYVCVDMPQGHRSSVPPVLAATGDLAVMRFHGHSDKWTSKDIHEKFGYHYSKRELADWAPKLRELADEAGQTHVLMNNCYRDYAQTNAKTLAGLLDTA from the coding sequence ATGGGTGACATTCTCGTGGGCACCGCGTCGTGGACCGACCGCACCCTGCTGGACTCCGGCTGGTATCCGCAGACGGCGGACAACCCGGAGAAACGCCTGGCCTACTACGCCCGGCAGTTCCCGCTGGTCGAGGTGGACGCCACCTACTACTCGCCGCCCGCCGAGGCGACGGCGCGGCTGTGGGCAGAGCGCACCCCGGCGGGCTTCACGTTCAACATCAAGGCATTCAGCATGCTCACCGGGCATCCGACCCGGGTCAACGCGCTGTACAAGGACCTGCGGCCGGACACCGACAAGAAGAACGTCTACCCCGACGACCTGCCCGCGCAGTCGTACGAGGAGGTGTGGACGCGCTTCCTGTCCGCACTGGACCCGCTTGTCGAGGCGGGCAAGCTGGGCGCGCTGCTGTTCCAGTTCCCGCCCTGGTTCACCATCAAGCGGGCCAACAAGGAGTACCTGCTGGAGGTGGCCAAGCGCTGCTCGCCACTGCGCCCGGTCTACGAGTTCCGGCACGCCTCCTGGTTCGACGGCGACAACGCCGAGGAGACGCTCGCCTTCCTGCGCGAGCACCGGCTGTCGTACGTCTGCGTGGACATGCCGCAGGGTCACCGCTCGTCGGTGCCCCCGGTGCTGGCCGCCACCGGAGACCTCGCGGTGATGCGCTTTCACGGCCACAGCGACAAGTGGACAAGCAAGGACATCCACGAGAAGTTCGGCTACCACTACTCGAAACGGGAGCTGGCGGACTGGGCGCCGAAGCTGCGCGAACTGGCCGACGAGGCCGGGCAGACCCACGTACTCATGAACAACTGCTATCGGGACTACGCCCAGACCAACGCGAAGACCCTCGCCGGGCTCCTCGACACCGCCTGA
- a CDS encoding DUF72 domain-containing protein codes for MILVGTSGWQYRDWRGRFYPQQLPQRLWLEHFAAGFATVEVNNAFYRLPERDTFAAWRARTPADFCVAVKMSRYLTHIKRLREPAEPVARFLGRATALGDRLGPVLLQLPPNLRADVDALDATLRLFPAEVRVAVEPRHPSWWTDATRAVLERRRAALVWADRLGRPVAPQWRTTDFGYLRLHEGRARPWPRYGRAALGSWVRRLTDAFGADEPAYVYFNNDPGGAAIVDAVAFAALARKAGHPVSRVPSPASDD; via the coding sequence GTGATCCTGGTGGGCACCTCCGGTTGGCAGTACCGGGACTGGCGCGGCCGCTTCTATCCGCAGCAACTGCCCCAGCGGCTCTGGCTGGAGCACTTCGCGGCCGGCTTCGCCACCGTCGAGGTCAACAACGCCTTCTACCGGCTGCCGGAGCGGGACACGTTCGCCGCGTGGCGGGCGCGAACCCCGGCGGACTTCTGCGTCGCAGTGAAGATGAGCCGCTACCTCACCCACATCAAACGGCTGCGCGAGCCGGCGGAGCCGGTGGCCCGCTTCCTCGGCAGGGCCACCGCGCTCGGTGACCGGCTCGGCCCGGTGCTGCTGCAACTGCCACCGAACCTCCGGGCCGACGTCGATGCGCTCGACGCGACACTGCGGCTGTTTCCCGCCGAGGTACGGGTGGCCGTCGAACCGCGGCACCCGTCGTGGTGGACCGACGCCACCCGTGCGGTGCTGGAGCGCCGGCGCGCGGCGCTGGTCTGGGCCGACCGGCTGGGCCGCCCGGTCGCCCCGCAGTGGCGCACCACGGACTTCGGCTATCTGCGGCTGCACGAGGGACGGGCGCGGCCGTGGCCCCGCTACGGCCGCGCGGCGCTCGGCTCATGGGTGCGCCGGCTCACCGACGCGTTCGGCGCGGACGAACCGGCGTACGTCTATTTCAACAACGACCCCGGTGGCGCGGCCATCGTGGACGCTGTCGCCTTCGCCGCGCTCGCCCGCAAGGCCGGTCACCCGGTGTCCCGGGTGCCGTCGCCCGCCTCCGACGACTGA